In Asanoa sp. WMMD1127, one genomic interval encodes:
- a CDS encoding AraC family ligand binding domain-containing protein — translation MALHIHNEDLPGNATSRTFLGRDHGGVPISFFIQASPHGHGPEPHTHPYAEVFVLHEGSGTFLAGDKTIEASGGSVVVVPPNEVHGFKASSDGPLRMTCIHTNDEMLTEWVDPQ, via the coding sequence ATGGCACTGCACATCCACAACGAGGACCTGCCCGGGAACGCGACGTCGCGGACCTTCCTCGGTCGTGACCACGGGGGAGTGCCGATCTCGTTCTTCATCCAGGCCAGCCCGCACGGCCACGGACCGGAGCCGCACACCCACCCGTACGCGGAGGTGTTCGTGCTGCACGAGGGCTCGGGCACGTTCCTGGCCGGCGACAAGACGATCGAGGCGTCCGGTGGCTCGGTCGTCGTCGTGCCGCCGAACGAGGTGCACGGCTTCAAGGCCTCGTCGGACGGTCCGCTGCGGATGACGTGCATCCACACCAACGACGAGATGCTCACCGAGTGGGTCGATCCTCAGTAG
- a CDS encoding TetR/AcrR family transcriptional regulator, with product MGHREELLAGAKQCLLERGYANTTARDIVAASGTNLASIGYHFGSKEALLNAAMVEAMNDWGSEVERAVRVDPDMDRLERLEAVWSGVAASIAANPRLWFASVDVMTQTDQSPELKDRLAAAMDAGRAGFTDLVLGPGDAEDRPRVGALVLAVITGLTVQTLLDPERAPTGRELVEAIRAVVAR from the coding sequence GTGGGTCATCGGGAAGAGCTCCTCGCGGGCGCGAAGCAATGCCTGCTCGAACGCGGCTACGCCAACACGACGGCGCGCGACATCGTCGCGGCGTCGGGGACCAACCTGGCCTCCATCGGCTACCACTTCGGCTCGAAGGAGGCCCTGCTCAACGCCGCCATGGTCGAGGCGATGAACGACTGGGGCAGCGAGGTCGAACGCGCCGTCCGCGTCGACCCGGACATGGACCGGCTGGAGCGGCTCGAGGCGGTGTGGTCCGGCGTGGCCGCCTCGATCGCGGCCAACCCGCGGCTGTGGTTCGCCAGCGTGGACGTGATGACCCAGACCGACCAGAGCCCGGAGCTCAAAGACCGGCTCGCGGCCGCGATGGACGCGGGCCGCGCCGGCTTCACCGACCTGGTGCTGGGCCCCGGCGACGCCGAGGATCGACCGCGGGTAGGGGCGCTGGTGCTCGCGGTGATCACCGGCCTCACGGTCCAGACCCTGCTGGACCCGGAACGCGCACCCACCGGCCGCGAACTGGTCGAGGCCATCCGTGCGGTCGTCGCCCGGTGA
- a CDS encoding family 20 glycosylhydrolase, whose translation MAVGVAEPARAAAVVSLQSVVPVPASVQPAAGVTYTLPPNAAIQTHAGATAVGDHLAGILRPSTGYALPVTTVSGTPSGGIALLLTGADPSVGAEGYQLDITAAAITIRAQTAAGLFYGVQTLRQLLPPTVEARSVQPGPWEVAGGRIVDRPRYGYRGAMLDVSRHFFGPDVVKRYVDEISQYKVNVLHLHLSDDQGWRIVIDAWPRLATYGGSTQVGGGPGGYYTKAQYTDLVAYAAARHITIVPEIDMPGHTNAALASYAELNCDGVAPPLYTGIEVGFSSLCVPKEITYTFVRQVLAELAALTPGPYVHVGGDEAHSTSDADYRTFMNRIQPFVGAAGKTVMGWHQLGQADHTPGRVAQFWGTTTADADLAAAVSKGDKVVMSPANKAYLDMKYTPETPLGLSWAGLIEVQTAYNWDPATLVPGVPAGAILGVEAPMWSETLTRLADIEFMAFPRLPALAEIAWSPQSARNWDTFRVRLGAQGPRWTAQGINFYRSPQVPWASAPPTPGRVEAESFTSQSGVQIVADPAAHGGNRVGYIDNGDWIGFSGVSVTGRTGFTARVASGGPGGTIQVRAGSATGPLLGSVSVPNTGGYGSYVDVSTVLSAGSGPLHLAFTGSGGGLFDIDDFALTGSSPPATNLALRKPATADSQCAPTEGPEKAVNGSTGGGNADKWCSVGATKWWRVDLRSSTSVGRVVIRHAGAGGESTAFNTRDFDIQASVDGVTWSTVAQVRGNTANVTTTTFTPIAARHLRLNVLTPTSNSDRAARIYEFEAYAS comes from the coding sequence GTGGCGGTCGGTGTCGCCGAGCCGGCCCGGGCCGCTGCAGTGGTGAGCCTGCAGAGCGTGGTGCCCGTGCCCGCGTCGGTGCAGCCGGCCGCCGGCGTCACCTACACGCTGCCGCCGAACGCCGCGATCCAGACCCATGCCGGGGCGACCGCCGTCGGCGACCACCTCGCGGGGATCCTGCGGCCCTCCACCGGCTACGCCCTGCCGGTGACCACCGTCAGCGGCACCCCGAGCGGCGGCATCGCGCTGCTGCTGACCGGCGCCGACCCGAGCGTGGGTGCCGAGGGCTACCAGCTCGACATCACCGCGGCCGCGATCACGATCCGGGCGCAGACCGCCGCCGGCCTGTTCTACGGCGTGCAGACGCTCCGCCAGCTGCTTCCGCCCACTGTGGAGGCCCGCTCCGTCCAACCCGGACCGTGGGAGGTGGCCGGCGGGCGGATCGTCGACCGACCTCGCTACGGCTACCGGGGCGCGATGCTCGACGTCTCGCGGCACTTCTTCGGGCCCGACGTGGTGAAGCGCTACGTCGACGAGATCAGCCAGTACAAGGTGAACGTGTTGCACCTGCACCTCTCCGACGACCAGGGCTGGCGGATCGTCATCGACGCCTGGCCGCGGCTGGCGACCTACGGCGGCAGCACCCAGGTCGGCGGCGGGCCGGGCGGCTACTACACCAAGGCGCAGTACACCGACCTCGTCGCCTACGCCGCGGCGCGGCACATCACGATCGTGCCCGAGATCGACATGCCGGGACACACCAACGCGGCGCTCGCGTCCTACGCGGAGCTCAACTGCGACGGGGTCGCGCCGCCGCTCTACACCGGCATCGAGGTCGGCTTCAGCTCACTCTGCGTGCCCAAGGAGATCACCTACACGTTCGTACGCCAGGTCCTCGCCGAGCTGGCCGCCCTCACGCCCGGGCCCTACGTGCACGTCGGCGGCGACGAGGCGCACAGCACGTCGGATGCCGACTACCGCACGTTCATGAACCGGATCCAGCCGTTCGTCGGCGCGGCCGGCAAGACCGTCATGGGCTGGCACCAGCTCGGCCAGGCCGACCACACCCCGGGCCGCGTCGCCCAGTTCTGGGGCACGACGACCGCCGACGCGGACCTCGCCGCCGCGGTGAGCAAGGGCGACAAGGTGGTCATGTCGCCGGCCAACAAGGCCTACCTGGACATGAAGTACACGCCGGAGACGCCGCTGGGGCTGAGCTGGGCGGGGCTGATCGAGGTGCAGACCGCGTACAACTGGGATCCCGCGACGCTCGTCCCGGGCGTGCCGGCCGGCGCGATCCTCGGCGTCGAGGCGCCGATGTGGAGCGAGACCCTCACGCGACTGGCCGACATCGAGTTCATGGCCTTCCCGCGGCTGCCGGCGCTCGCCGAGATCGCCTGGTCGCCGCAGTCGGCCCGCAACTGGGACACGTTCCGGGTCCGGCTCGGCGCGCAGGGTCCACGATGGACCGCGCAGGGCATCAACTTCTACCGGTCACCGCAGGTGCCATGGGCGAGCGCGCCGCCCACGCCCGGCCGGGTCGAGGCGGAGTCGTTCACCAGCCAGTCGGGCGTGCAGATCGTCGCCGACCCGGCGGCGCACGGCGGCAACCGGGTCGGCTACATCGACAACGGCGACTGGATCGGCTTCTCCGGCGTCTCCGTCACCGGCCGCACGGGTTTCACCGCCCGCGTGGCGTCGGGCGGGCCGGGCGGCACAATTCAGGTGCGCGCCGGCTCGGCCACCGGTCCGCTGTTGGGCTCGGTCAGCGTCCCCAACACCGGCGGCTACGGGAGCTACGTCGACGTCTCCACCGTGCTGTCCGCCGGCTCCGGCCCGCTCCACCTGGCTTTCACGGGCAGCGGCGGCGGCCTCTTCGACATCGACGACTTCGCGCTGACCGGAAGCAGCCCGCCGGCGACGAACCTGGCCCTGCGCAAGCCGGCCACCGCCGACAGCCAGTGCGCGCCGACCGAAGGGCCGGAGAAGGCGGTCAACGGCTCCACCGGCGGCGGCAACGCCGACAAGTGGTGCTCGGTCGGCGCGACCAAGTGGTGGCGCGTCGACCTGCGGTCGAGCACCTCCGTCGGCCGCGTCGTCATCCGGCACGCCGGCGCCGGCGGGGAGAGCACCGCCTTCAACACCCGCGACTTCGACATCCAGGCCAGCGTCGACGGTGTCACCTGGTCCACCGTCGCCCAGGTCCGGGGCAACACCGCCAACGTCACCACGACGACGTTCACCCCGATCGCGGCGCGCCACCTCCGGCTCAACGTGCTCACGCCGACGAGCAACTCCGACCGGGCGGCCCGCATCTACGAGTTCGAGGCGTACGCCTCCTGA
- a CDS encoding LysR family transcriptional regulator, whose translation MIDVSALQALRSVAALGTLARAADDLGFTASAVSQQIKRLERQVGVPVLAPAGRGVVLTPAGQAIVDSAPDVFESLERCAEAARSVASGTPRGTLRVVAFSTAIRGLLSPALARLATDCPELRVRIAEHDPDEALRRVDAGAADLALVHDADGLPVPLPPTMTRRHLHTDVGDVVLPRTHPLAGLDRPLTAADLAGQAWVTSPPGTVCHQWFRRLLPDEPDVRHLVDDFATQLSLVATGGVLALIPRLARPPLGAHLVARPLRRPPTREVHAAWRRSADASPAIQALLAALDGQEAYASNS comes from the coding sequence ATGATCGACGTCAGTGCGCTGCAGGCGCTGCGGTCGGTGGCCGCGCTCGGGACGCTGGCCCGGGCGGCCGACGACCTCGGCTTCACCGCCTCGGCGGTCTCCCAGCAGATCAAGCGGCTCGAACGGCAGGTGGGCGTGCCGGTGCTCGCGCCCGCCGGTCGCGGTGTCGTCCTCACCCCGGCCGGGCAGGCGATCGTCGACTCGGCGCCGGACGTGTTCGAGTCACTCGAGCGCTGCGCGGAGGCCGCCCGTTCCGTCGCGTCCGGCACGCCGCGCGGCACGCTGCGCGTGGTCGCCTTCTCCACCGCCATCCGCGGGCTGCTCTCCCCTGCTCTGGCCCGGCTCGCCACCGACTGCCCGGAACTGCGGGTGCGGATAGCCGAGCACGACCCCGACGAGGCGCTGCGCCGCGTCGACGCCGGCGCGGCCGACCTGGCGCTGGTGCACGACGCCGACGGCCTGCCCGTGCCGCTGCCTCCGACCATGACGCGGCGCCACCTGCACACCGACGTCGGCGACGTGGTCCTGCCCCGCACGCACCCGCTGGCCGGCCTCGACCGCCCGCTCACCGCCGCCGACCTCGCCGGCCAGGCCTGGGTGACCAGCCCGCCCGGCACGGTCTGCCACCAGTGGTTCCGGCGGCTGCTGCCCGACGAGCCCGACGTGCGGCACCTCGTCGACGACTTCGCCACCCAGCTCTCGTTGGTGGCGACGGGCGGCGTGCTCGCGCTCATCCCGCGCCTCGCCCGCCCGCCGCTCGGCGCGCACCTGGTCGCCCGGCCGCTGCGCCGGCCACCGACGCGGGAGGTGCACGCGGCGTGGCGGCGCAGCGCCGATGCCAGCCCGGCGATCCAGGCGCTGCTCGCCGCCCTCGACGGTCAGGAGGCGTACGCCTCGAACTCGTAG
- the dapA gene encoding 4-hydroxy-tetrahydrodipicolinate synthase, with protein MTPLFGANLVAMVTPMRPGGAISEPGLAALVDHLLSTGCDGLVVGGTTGESPTLTEAEAVELVATVAKRVAGRARVIAGVGTYDTAASVRRARAAAAAGADALLLVCPYYSRPTQAGVVAHCRTVADATTLPVMLYDVPARTGVAMTEATLVELAGHPRIRAVKDAKGDLREAMSVMAASSLAYYCGIDELNLPYLACGATGLVSVVGNVAADRTAALIEAVRAGDLDTARAVNASLLPLVDTMLGTAQGAVMAKVALADRGIIPHATVRPPLLEAAR; from the coding sequence ATGACTCCGCTCTTCGGCGCCAACCTCGTGGCCATGGTGACCCCGATGCGTCCCGGCGGTGCGATCAGCGAGCCGGGACTCGCCGCGCTCGTCGACCACCTGCTCTCCACCGGCTGCGACGGCCTCGTCGTCGGCGGCACCACTGGGGAGTCGCCGACGCTGACCGAGGCCGAGGCGGTCGAGCTCGTCGCCACCGTCGCCAAGCGGGTCGCCGGCCGGGCCCGGGTGATCGCCGGCGTCGGCACCTATGACACCGCCGCCAGCGTCCGGCGGGCCCGCGCGGCCGCGGCCGCCGGCGCCGACGCGCTGCTGCTCGTCTGCCCCTACTACTCGCGGCCGACCCAGGCCGGGGTGGTGGCCCACTGTCGGACGGTCGCCGACGCCACCACGTTGCCCGTGATGCTCTATGACGTGCCGGCCCGCACGGGCGTCGCGATGACGGAGGCCACGCTGGTCGAGCTGGCCGGGCATCCGCGGATCCGGGCGGTCAAGGACGCCAAGGGCGACCTGCGCGAGGCGATGTCGGTGATGGCCGCGTCGTCGCTGGCCTACTACTGCGGCATCGACGAGCTCAACCTGCCCTACCTCGCCTGCGGCGCGACCGGTCTGGTCAGCGTCGTGGGCAACGTCGCCGCCGACCGCACCGCCGCGCTGATCGAGGCCGTCCGCGCCGGCGACCTCGACACCGCCCGCGCGGTCAACGCTTCGTTGCTCCCACTCGTCGACACCATGCTGGGCACCGCGCAGGGCGCTGTCATGGCCAAGGTCGCGCTGGCCGACCGCGGCATCATCCCGCACGCGACCGTGCGCCCACCGCTCCTCGAAGCGGCGCGCTAG
- a CDS encoding WXG100 family type VII secretion target yields MSDGIRVDITTLRAAATALGATGQQLATEVSALANTVDGSGNPWGTDEAGSLFGAAYVEVLTHALDVYQSMADQLLEAAENLDHGAGAYEAVEESNRQLFDRMELPGGFAAAR; encoded by the coding sequence TTGTCCGACGGCATCCGGGTCGACATCACCACCCTGCGCGCCGCGGCGACCGCGCTGGGCGCGACCGGGCAGCAGCTCGCCACGGAGGTCAGCGCCCTGGCGAACACCGTCGACGGGTCGGGCAACCCCTGGGGCACCGACGAGGCCGGCTCCCTCTTCGGCGCCGCCTACGTCGAGGTGCTGACCCACGCGCTCGACGTCTACCAGTCGATGGCCGACCAACTGCTGGAGGCCGCCGAGAACCTCGACCACGGCGCCGGCGCGTACGAGGCGGTCGAAGAGTCCAACCGCCAGCTGTTCGACAGGATGGAGCTGCCCGGTGGGTTTGCAGCTGCCCGCTGA
- a CDS encoding YbaB/EbfC family nucleoid-associated protein, whose protein sequence is MGGIDPGGLGRALEDAIRMLGQATESAAAAPGDPPAATALVGRGTSHTGLVEAEVAALGRLESLVIDPGLLRAGAAAIAEQVVEAVRAAQDDEQARRAETLGAAGDPAALTRQLERVSEEAYRGFDRMIGDLDAITRRMDRR, encoded by the coding sequence GTGGGGGGCATCGACCCGGGCGGCCTCGGGCGCGCGCTCGAAGACGCGATCCGGATGCTGGGGCAGGCGACGGAGTCCGCCGCGGCGGCACCCGGCGATCCACCGGCCGCCACCGCGCTGGTGGGGCGCGGCACCAGCCACACTGGACTGGTCGAGGCCGAGGTCGCGGCGCTGGGCCGGCTGGAGTCGCTGGTCATCGATCCCGGTCTGCTGCGGGCCGGCGCCGCCGCGATCGCGGAGCAGGTGGTCGAGGCCGTCCGCGCCGCCCAGGACGACGAGCAGGCCCGCCGGGCCGAGACGCTCGGCGCCGCGGGCGACCCGGCGGCGCTGACCCGCCAGCTCGAGCGCGTGTCCGAGGAGGCCTACCGCGGCTTCGACCGCATGATCGGCGACCTCGACGCGATCACCCGGCGGATGGATCGGCGGTAG
- a CDS encoding helix-turn-helix transcriptional regulator translates to MREPTFLILTALADEARHGYGIVREVRALSGGRTNLLTGTLYTALDRLTAEGLVEPDREEEVAGRLRRYYRLTAAGLGALTTETARLRQLTAAAEARLRTVRPGTV, encoded by the coding sequence ATGCGGGAACCGACGTTTCTCATCCTCACCGCGCTGGCCGACGAGGCGCGGCACGGTTACGGCATCGTGCGGGAGGTGCGGGCGCTGTCCGGCGGGCGCACCAACCTGCTGACCGGCACCCTCTACACGGCGCTCGACCGGCTGACCGCGGAGGGGCTGGTCGAACCCGACCGCGAGGAGGAGGTGGCCGGGCGGCTGCGGCGCTACTACCGGCTGACCGCCGCCGGGCTGGGCGCCCTCACCACCGAGACCGCCCGGCTGCGCCAGTTGACCGCGGCGGCCGAGGCCCGGCTGCGCACCGTCCGCCCGGGCACCGTGTGA
- a CDS encoding peptidoglycan DD-metalloendopeptidase family protein: MRIFHRLSAAAVVVGLVLLGPADPASAATTTVDNATAGRFTASTGWGTSAWSAQRYGADYRFATPNTTASDAAWFKASIAAAGAHLVEVWYPADAGYNSATPFMVATTGGTRSIVVDQRANGGRWVSLGTFTLAAGDYNVVGVSRWTSQPGYVVADAVRITSSTGSPSFSLPLPRSALPRSEYDDPHHDYPAIDLPVGTGTPAYAVRSGTVVVIDDSSCGRGINLTGSDGAIYTYCHFSSWSVSNGASVAVGQQIGLTGNTGNSTGPHLHFGIRTGSTRRCPQNFLLAVYDGATPPAASSLPTTGCFYVSRSTTPVVPLG, translated from the coding sequence ATGAGGATCTTCCATCGATTGTCGGCCGCCGCCGTCGTGGTCGGCCTGGTCCTGCTCGGTCCCGCCGATCCCGCGTCCGCCGCGACCACGACGGTCGACAACGCCACCGCCGGGCGGTTCACCGCCAGCACCGGCTGGGGCACGTCGGCCTGGTCCGCGCAGCGCTACGGCGCGGACTACCGGTTCGCCACCCCCAACACCACCGCCAGCGACGCCGCCTGGTTCAAGGCGTCGATCGCCGCGGCCGGCGCCCACCTCGTCGAGGTGTGGTACCCGGCCGACGCCGGCTACAACAGCGCCACCCCGTTCATGGTCGCCACCACCGGCGGCACCCGCAGCATCGTCGTCGACCAGCGCGCCAACGGCGGGCGATGGGTCAGCCTCGGCACCTTCACGCTGGCCGCCGGCGACTACAACGTGGTCGGTGTCAGCCGGTGGACGAGCCAACCCGGCTACGTGGTCGCCGACGCGGTCCGCATCACCTCGTCGACCGGCTCCCCCTCGTTCTCGCTGCCGCTGCCGCGGAGCGCGCTGCCGCGCAGCGAGTACGACGACCCGCACCACGACTACCCCGCGATCGACCTGCCGGTCGGCACCGGCACCCCGGCGTACGCGGTCCGTTCCGGCACCGTGGTGGTCATCGACGACAGCTCCTGCGGGCGCGGCATCAACCTGACCGGCAGCGACGGCGCCATCTACACGTACTGTCACTTCTCGTCCTGGTCGGTGTCCAACGGCGCGTCCGTCGCGGTCGGGCAGCAGATCGGGCTGACCGGCAACACCGGCAACTCGACCGGCCCGCACCTGCACTTCGGCATCCGCACCGGCAGCACCCGGCGCTGCCCGCAAAACTTCCTGCTGGCGGTCTACGACGGCGCGACGCCGCCGGCCGCGAGCAGCCTGCCGACGACGGGCTGCTTCTACGTCAGCCGCTCGACGACGCCCGTGGTTCCGCTGGGTTAG
- a CDS encoding nuclear transport factor 2 family protein, giving the protein MTEQPPAAISALIDATNAGDTDAFVAAFTDDAYIRDGSREFTGHDGVRSWDSTDNIGVGMHFDLLGWRSTGADTWVVTIRATSRRFNGTGDLHLTVRGDRIARLET; this is encoded by the coding sequence ATGACCGAGCAGCCTCCGGCGGCGATCAGCGCGTTGATCGACGCGACGAACGCGGGCGACACGGACGCCTTCGTCGCCGCCTTCACCGACGACGCCTACATCCGCGACGGAAGCCGCGAGTTCACCGGGCACGACGGGGTCCGCAGCTGGGACAGCACCGACAACATCGGCGTCGGCATGCACTTCGACCTGCTCGGCTGGCGGTCGACCGGCGCCGACACCTGGGTGGTCACGATCCGGGCCACGAGCCGCCGCTTCAACGGCACCGGCGACCTGCACCTGACGGTGCGCGGCGACCGCATCGCCCGCCTCGAGACCTGA
- a CDS encoding phosphotransferase: protein MGSQEEALPGGFVTTVVRVGETVRRQPPRGAEFVHRLLDHLAAHDWPGAPRFLGFDADGREMLSYVDGQVPWDRPPEPTDAALAAVARLVREFHDLTAGTALAGDAEVVCHNDLSPKNTVYRPGPIAFIDWDLAAPGARVHDVAHVCWQFTALGPGADVAEAGRRVRVVCDSYGLADRTDVIDTVLWWQDRCWRGIEEQAAAGDPAMVRLRDGGQLKGVRDAYEWTATHRADLERAVG, encoded by the coding sequence GTGGGAAGCCAGGAAGAGGCGTTGCCGGGCGGGTTCGTCACGACGGTGGTGCGGGTCGGTGAGACGGTGCGGCGGCAGCCCCCGCGCGGCGCGGAGTTCGTCCACCGGCTGCTCGACCACCTCGCCGCGCACGACTGGCCCGGCGCGCCGCGGTTCCTCGGCTTCGACGCCGATGGGCGCGAGATGCTGTCCTACGTCGACGGTCAGGTCCCCTGGGATCGCCCGCCCGAGCCGACCGACGCCGCCCTGGCCGCGGTCGCGCGGTTGGTGCGCGAGTTCCACGACCTGACCGCCGGCACCGCGCTCGCCGGCGACGCCGAGGTCGTCTGCCACAACGACCTGTCGCCGAAGAACACGGTCTACCGGCCGGGCCCGATCGCGTTCATCGACTGGGACCTCGCCGCGCCGGGCGCCCGCGTCCATGACGTCGCCCACGTGTGCTGGCAGTTCACCGCGCTCGGGCCGGGCGCCGACGTGGCCGAGGCGGGCCGTCGCGTGCGGGTCGTCTGCGATTCCTACGGGCTGGCGGATCGGACCGACGTGATCGACACCGTGCTGTGGTGGCAGGACCGGTGCTGGCGTGGGATCGAGGAGCAGGCGGCGGCCGGCGACCCGGCGATGGTCCGGCTCCGCGACGGCGGCCAGCTGAAGGGGGTGCGGGACGCGTACGAGTGGACAGCGACGCACCGGGCCGACCTGGAGCGTGCCGTCGGCTGA
- a CDS encoding MFS transporter, producing the protein MPTTTDRRRAILALLAFAMLIVSLDQYIVVVALPEIGRGLGYSAQTLQAVISAYAVTSAGFLLLGGRASDLLGRRRVLVAGLTLYGVGSLVGGLASSPEVLLVARAVQGLGGALVFPATLALINTTFAEGPERNRAVAIWGGTGAAGLVVGVLLGGILTQALGWESVFFVNVPLAAVALVLSFVLIPADRGREAGRRFDLPGALTAAVGITLLVFALVQGPNLGWVSPGVVGSAVGAVLALTAFAVIERRGRDPLVPPHLLANRNLATAAAMAFMFWATFGSVLYFLTLYFQDVRGYDALATGVAFLLPTAVVVAGSTFAGRVATRWGLRPTLVVALAVGAIGAVALGLAMSPDAAYPTLIPGLVLLSAGDGITFTMIFIAAGTGVPDREQGVASGIASTSTSIGAAVGLALLVLVAAAGTEGLTGDSLRVETAAGLRTAVFAIAGGIAATAVLALNLRPERQPLAAAPCPRGVPAREPAEH; encoded by the coding sequence ATGCCGACGACCACCGATCGCCGGCGGGCGATCCTAGCGTTGCTCGCGTTCGCGATGCTGATCGTCTCGTTGGACCAGTACATCGTCGTGGTCGCGCTGCCGGAGATTGGGCGCGGGCTCGGCTACTCGGCGCAGACCCTGCAAGCGGTGATCAGCGCGTACGCCGTGACCTCGGCCGGTTTCCTGCTCCTCGGCGGCCGGGCCTCCGACCTGCTCGGCCGCCGGCGGGTGCTGGTCGCGGGTCTGACGCTCTACGGCGTCGGCTCGCTCGTCGGCGGCCTCGCGTCGTCGCCCGAGGTGCTGCTGGTGGCCCGGGCGGTGCAGGGGCTCGGCGGCGCGCTCGTCTTCCCGGCCACGCTCGCGCTGATCAACACCACGTTCGCCGAGGGCCCGGAGCGCAACCGGGCGGTCGCCATCTGGGGCGGCACCGGCGCGGCCGGCCTCGTGGTGGGCGTGCTGCTCGGTGGCATTCTCACCCAGGCGCTCGGCTGGGAGTCCGTGTTCTTCGTCAACGTGCCGCTCGCCGCGGTCGCGCTGGTGCTGTCCTTTGTGCTCATTCCGGCCGACCGTGGTCGGGAGGCCGGCCGCCGGTTCGACCTGCCCGGCGCGCTGACCGCCGCGGTCGGCATCACCCTGCTCGTATTCGCTCTCGTGCAGGGCCCGAACCTCGGCTGGGTCTCGCCGGGCGTCGTCGGCAGCGCGGTGGGCGCGGTCCTGGCCCTGACCGCTTTCGCCGTGATCGAGCGCCGCGGCCGGGACCCGCTCGTGCCGCCGCACCTGCTGGCCAACCGCAACCTCGCCACGGCCGCCGCGATGGCCTTCATGTTCTGGGCGACGTTCGGCTCGGTCCTTTACTTCCTGACCCTTTACTTCCAGGACGTACGCGGCTACGACGCGCTCGCCACCGGTGTCGCCTTCCTGCTGCCCACCGCCGTCGTCGTGGCCGGCTCGACGTTCGCGGGCCGCGTGGCGACGCGGTGGGGCCTGCGGCCCACGCTGGTCGTCGCGCTCGCCGTGGGCGCGATCGGCGCCGTCGCGCTCGGGCTGGCCATGTCACCGGACGCCGCCTATCCGACGCTGATCCCCGGCCTGGTCCTGCTCAGCGCCGGCGACGGCATCACGTTCACCATGATCTTCATCGCCGCCGGCACCGGGGTGCCCGACCGGGAGCAGGGCGTCGCCTCCGGGATCGCGTCGACCAGCACCTCGATCGGCGCCGCCGTCGGCCTCGCGCTGCTCGTGCTCGTCGCCGCCGCCGGCACCGAGGGGCTGACCGGCGACTCGCTGCGAGTGGAGACGGCGGCCGGCCTGCGTACCGCCGTCTTCGCCATCGCCGGTGGGATCGCGGCCACCGCCGTGCTCGCCCTCAACCTGCGGCCTGAGCGGCAACCGCTCGCCGCGGCGCCGTGTCCGCGCGGCGTGCCGGCTAGGGAGCCGGCGGAACATTGA